AAATAAGGGATCGCTTGATTTACAAAAACAAGTCCATGAGGTGTCAATAGCTTCTTATAAAGTGTTAATAGTTATTGATGATATTGATAGTGTAGATCAGTTGGATGCTTTACTGGGAAACAAAGGTTTTCATCAAGGAAGCAAAATCATTATAACGACTAAGGACATGTCATTGACAGAGAGGTGTGAACTATTGAAAAAGAAAGTTGAAAAAAGACATGCAAAATACCCACTTGAAGGCTTACCCGAAAACGCATCAGTAAAGCTTTTATGCCATCATACTTTCGGCCGCGAAGAATTTAAAGATGGTTATGAAGAGGTTGCAATGGATATTTTGAAGTATTGTGATGGACATCCACTGGCTCTTCAAGTTTTGGGCAGGAATCTATATAATCGAGATCTTTTTTATTGGAAAGACTGCATAAAAGAACTAAAAAGGGCACCTGAGGGACCCATTCCCCGTGTAAATCGTATCTTGAAAATGAGCTTTTACTCTCTGCCATCCGAGAATGATAAGGAACTGTTTAAGCATGTTGCTTGTTTTTTCGTTGGAATAGATAGAGACTTTACTGAAACAGTATTAGAAGCATGTGATATAGAAACTGAATCTGGGATAAAAAATCTCATTGACCGATGTCTTCTTAGTGTCGACGAGAATAACACCTTAATAATGCATTCACTGCTTCAAGAGATGGGAAGATATTTAGACGAAGAACCTGGGAAGCGTAGTCGATTATGGTGTCATGAGGAGTCATTTGAAGTGCTAAAAAAAAGAATGGTAAGACCGTGCACACTTGCTAGTAATTATGCATATTTAAAGTACTTTTTGTATCTAATTTATGCATATAATGTGATTTTTGTATTTCTTTCTTATTAGGGTAGTGGGAATCTTCTAGGTCTCATCCTTGACACTAGAATGCTAGAGAAAAGGAAGTTAGGTAAATCACATGGATCACTTGAGCTGGAAACAGATGGTTTAAGTAAGATGGATAATTTAATGCTACTACAACTCAACTTTGTTCATCTCAGAGGGTCTTATAAGGATTTTCCAGACAAATTAAGATGGTTGTGCTTGCATGGCTTCCCTTTAAAGTCTATACCGTCAGACTTACCTATGAAGAATCTGGTTGCTCTCGACATGTCATATAGCAAAATTGAATCATTTGGCATGTTTTATAGTGACCTACAACAACTTGGTAGTAGACAAAATGTAAGATACCAGAAGCATCTACTTCAGTTTTTGTTATTCTTTCATTTTGGGTTATTGCAATATACTAACTAGTTTAACTCATCTTCGTTTCCACAGATGATCACATCATCCTCAAAGAATGATAAGCTGCTCGGATCTTTGAAAATTCTTGATTTGAGTTACTGCTATCAGCTTTGTACTCTCGGTGGCTTCTATGAACTCCCTTCACTTGAAAGGTTAATAGTTATACAATGCATAAGTTTGCAGGAGATATCTGATTCAATTGAATGGTGTGATGAACTTGTTTTTATTGACATGAGTTATTGCCAAAATGTTGAAAAGCTCTTAAGACCCTTAAGAAAGTTACATAACGTCAAAAGACTATTGCTAGATGGTTGTATTTCTGGGGAATCTCAAATCAAGGAGATGGATATTGACTCGTTGGGTAGGTTTAATGTTAAAAACATGGACATTAATTCACAAACCTCTTCCATAGGATCATCTTCTTTGTCAACTCATGATTACAGATATGATGTATATCTGTGTAGTGGTTCTGATACTCGTTTTAGTTTCACGGATCAGCTCCATAAAGCCCTTATTAATGAAAATTTAGACACATTTTTGGGTAATTCAGAGATTCATACAGGAGAAGCAGAGAGTGCAATAAAAGCATCTAGGATATCGGTTATTGTGTTATCCAGGGATTATCCGTCACAGACATGGCAACTTGAGGAATTGGTATTAATCCTTGAGCAGCATCGAAGGTTCGGCCAATTTGTTATCCCCATCTTCTATCATGTCGAGCGAAATGATGTCAGCAAACAACTAAATAGCTTTGGAGATGCAATGGCAAACCATGAACAAATGATGGAGGCAGAAACAGATGAGGATGAAAGAAGGATATGGGCTCAAAGAATCGAGTTATGGAAGAAAGAACTTGCAATAGTTGCTGGATTAAAAGGGAAGGAAGCAAATGACAGGTGATAAAACACTCATTCctagttctaaaacttatgctcaTTTATATGTTATTGAAATTATAGTGATCAAGCGTAATCGGATGAATAGATAGTCTGAGTTCAAATTTGAGCTTACAGCCTTACTGGTCAGTTGGATTGATCAAATGATTATGTGAACCAAGGTTTGACTAACTTAATCAAATACGGATTAATATTATTTAAACTGTTGCATTGTCAAATAGAAATGTTCTAATATTAACATTGAATTGGGTCACTCTCGAGTTATAATTACGTTTGACTCACTCCCATGTATGTGGACTTGGTTCTTTTAGTTCTTGGGGAGAGTAGGGATGGGAATAGATTTTAATATATTCAATACCAATGCCTTGTAcatgtatttttatattttgaccTTAGTTATCGAAAATATATAATTAGTGTCATTATTTTGATTGATTTCTAGTATTGTTAAGTGTTAACTCCGTTAATTATTTGGTGTTAGTTGTAAGACAAAGCAAGTCCTAGATCATTACGCTCCTTGTCCTAAACGTAACGAAGACTAACGAAACTCTAACAAGAAAGATCCTCTTGGTCTCCTCCTTTGTGACAAACAATATGGAAAGGCCATTACTACATTAGCCAATCAGATTGCTTCATTGGGATTCCATGGAACCGATAGAATCACACAATTCCAATACATACACGCACACACACATTATGTATTGTTTTGATATTACACTCTAAGCCGAATTAATACAGATCTCGAACACACACCACACACAAAAAATTACAACAATCCTCAAACCCTAAGAATTCTCTCAACCCTAGCAACAATCCCTTCACCCTCATCACAACTTTTGAGCCGCCTCCAACACCACCACATTGCCGTCACAAACCACCACCGTACAGCTTCACGGTTTTTATTTCTTGTTTTAGATTAGTTAAAAAAGTTCAAGATAGCTCTGTGAATGATTTGGATTGGCAATCATTTATATAAAAGAACTTATGCAACAACTCTTGTTCTTCATTATCATTTTTCATCCCTTGTTTACACATTGTCATTTGTTTTAGTAGTTCAAACGATCTAGTACGAGTATTAAGTTAGTTCAATAAGCATGACTATTTGACAATAACAACAGAATATGATGTAAATGTTTTGGATCTCTCGATCACTTAGGTTTTAGATTTGGGTTTGTTTAGATTTCATGTTGGTGATTTGTTTAACTCATTAAAGCCAGTTGTGTCAGGTTAGAGACAGTCATAGTTCACGAAGTTATTTCGGACATCAAACGTCAATTAGGTGTAGACTCAAGGATACCTTCACCAGACTTTATTGGGCAGGGCTATAACGTTCGCTTCATCAGTTCATGGTTGATAGACAAATCTACTCATACCACTGAGATTCTTACGATTGAAGGTATGGACGGGATCGGGAAGACATCATTGGCCAGACATATCTATGACATGCATTCTCGTTTATTCCAGAGAAGTATCTTTATTGAGGACATAAACAGGAAATGGCAAGAACTACAGAAAAAATTTTGTTCTGACATTTCAAAAATAACTTCAATTCAAGAGGATGATATTTCTTTATACTCGTCTACCATTGAGAAAGCATTCGCCTCCAAAAAGTTTTTTCTAGTCCTTGATGATGTACATAGCCCGGATCAGTTGGATGCATTACTTGGACACGAAGGTTTTCACCCAGGAAGCAAAATAATCATAACAACCACGAATTTATCATTAACAGAGAGATGTGCACTGTTCAAGCAAAATCATACAAAGTGGTTACTAAATGGCTTGAACGAGACCTCATCACTACAGCTTTTAAGGTTTCATGCATTCAATATTTTGCCCGAGGAAGGTTATAAACTAATAAAACCGGGTCATAAATTGGTCTCTGAAAAGCTTGCAAAGCTTTGTAAAGGACATCCGTTGGCTCTTAAAGTTGTAGGCAGGTGTCTACGAGACCGAGATGTAACTAAATGGGAGGAATACATAGAAAAGCTAGAAGAAGAAGAAACCGATTTCGTTATACAAAAGGCCTTGCGAATCAGCTTTGACTCTTTGCCATCACAAAACGATAAGGAATTGTTTAAGCATATTGCTTGTTTTTTCGTTGGTATGGATAAAGATTATACTGAAACAATAATGAAGGCTTGTGGGATCCGCATAGTACTTGGGATCAAGAATCTTATTGATAGGCACCTTCTCACATCTGGACAAAATCAGTTTATGATGCATCAATTGGTTCAAGAGATGGGGAGAGATGTAGTACGTCAAGAATCACCTAACAAGCCATGGGAGCGTAGTCGGTTATGGTCCGATGAAGAGTCATTCATGGTATTGAAACAGGAAAAAGTAAGAGAACATTTATACTGTACATATGCATTTTCTAGATATATTCAGtttcttatatacatatttaaagttatgaGGTTTTCTTGTTTGGGTTATTGGGAGGGCGAGTATTTTTATCCGTGACCGTTTCTGAACCTATGACTTCTTGCAAAGATCTCAACCCCACCTCCAGCTTTTAGTGATGATTGTATACATTTTTAACTGTTTTGGTATTTTTTTAGGGCAAGGAAAATACTTTAGGCCTCAACCTTGACATAAGAAAGCTTGAGAAAAAGAAGTTAAATTATGGATCACTTGAGCTGGAAACAGATGAATTTAGTAAGATGGAAAATTTAATGCTGCTACAACTAAATTATGTGCGTCCTCTTAATGGGTCTTATGAGAATTTTACAGAAGAATTAAGATGGTTGTGTATGCACGGATTCCCTTTAGAGTCTATACCTTTAGACCTACCGATGAAGAATCTGGTTGCTCTTGACATGTCATATAGCAATATCACATCTTTTGACATGCATTACAGTAATTTGCAACGACCAACCAATAGAAAAAGAGTAAGAAGTTTTAAGCATCCACTTGAACCGTCTTATTTTTTTCATATTGTGTTGATTCAGTTCACTAAAATTGAGTTTATTTCCATTGCAGCAGTCTTTTGTGTCATTCTCAAAGGAAAAAACTTTACTTGGATCACTAAAGATCCTTAATTTAAGTTTCAGTTATCGGCTTTGTAGTCTCGGCGACTTTTCTCGAATCCCTAAACTTGAGAGGTTAATACTCACAAGTTGCACAAGCTTGGTTGAGATTTCTGACACAATTGATAAGTGTAATGAACTTGTCCTTGTTGATCTGACTTACTGTTACAAGCTTAAGAAGCTTCCAGGATCCATAGGAATGTCAAAGAAGATTGAGACATTATTGCTAGATGGCTGCAATTTTGATGAATCTTGAATCCGGGTAAGGATTATGGTTTCACTGAAAtagtcatgttttttttttttttttttttttttggctaaaatAACGATAATATATAACCAAGTCTTATCATCAATTGATGAAAAAGACAAACAAAAGTACAATCGATCCAAATGCAAACCTAGGCTAGGAAGCAGAAAACGTTCGCTAAAACTAAATAAAGAGCCTAAACTAACTAAACCCGAGCCTTGAGTAACCGTAACATTAAAACGCACACGTGCACAATCAAACAACCACAACGCATACAATATCCAAATCTGACAAAAAACTACTAACATAGAACAAACCAAAAACCGCTCAAAAAACTGCCCGTCAACTGTTTTACCTTTACTTTTACCTTTCCGAGTCTTTATGATCGGCTTAACAACCACATCATCCACCTTCAAACAATTAAATAGTCAATACTaacaacatcaacacaaactttatacaTGCAAAATCATGGTCCCACACCTAAGGCCATACACACCCAAAATCAGCCCTTATATCCTTACCTGAATATAAAACCGCACACATATGCACAACGAAATGTttttcatcaacaacaacaacaataaaactcaatcccacaaaagtggggtatgagggaggtaagatgtagacaatcattcccctatcctagaataaagaaaagtcatttctctacccagagtgaaaacaccctAAGATTAGACAAAGTCCTCTCTCTCGATGTTCTATGGATacagagattgcttccgaatggacctccggccaataagtaggtttaaaaaaacataaaaaaatgtgAGACGCctgaagttcaatttaggctctaagcgacagtcagGTCGCCAATAAATTGACACttgttgactcgattaatagagccaTAAATATGAATTTAGCCTTGCATCAGATGCATGAAAATGACAACATCAAAGCGTACATCTTAAAACTTTTACAAATCTAATGTCGTGTTTGGTTCCTGAATTGTTTTTTAATATGTCTGAATATCAAGGAGTTTCTATAACACTTGTAGTTGGGAATCTTACAGAAATGGAAAGATTTTGACGTTTCAAATGTAGTGAATTAATCAAAAGATTTTCTTGTTTCAATTGTAGTGGATTAATCAAAAGATTGTCACGTTTGAATTATAATGAGCTTCCATAATTTCTCATAACCATAATGGGTCATGATTTTTGAACTCTTGTCAGGAAGTGGGCCGAATTGTAGTCGAAATTAAGATATCTCATTCCCAATATCGCACTTTGGATTTGttgaaaaacaaataaaaaatacAATATATGCTCTATCAGGTAGTTACTTCTTTTGACTTGAAACGTTTCTAATATTGTAGATAAAGGTTGTGGACTGCTATTTACGACATGGATGAAGTTGGTGAATAGATGGATATTGTAAATATGTGGTTAGGAGTTGGCTGAATTAAGTTTTTTGTGTTCTCAGATGTTTCAGAGTTCATTATCATGTTGTTATCAGCAATTGTAAAGGTTTACATGATTCATTGATCCAATAATTTGTTCCGGAAAACTGAATATACTGGGCTACAGGGTTGATTAATGTTTGAGCTTTGTACCGGTGGAGGTTGGGCTTGTGAATATTCTATAAAATTTGTGATGGAATTTGCTTATATTCATTAGAGTATGACATACGAAGTAATAACTTTCTAAGTGAGTGAGATTGGTGAACCAGTTATATGATCAActgatttaataattaaaaaaaatcttttgctttaaaatcaaaaattttaatattgttattattatgtcaaGGATTTCTGACTTACCGGTGTCAATGAGTTTGGCTTACGGGTGTCAAAAGAACTCGTCAACCTTTGTAACTaattagttgtggagccctcgtttcgcgtcgggggctccgttttgaatgcgagtttaaAAAAAAGTCTtaaatctattttgtaaaaaagaatttttttcgacatctaatatCGAAGGGTTGttacttttgtgaaagttgcttcttttatcgttcatttttttttaaagttagttgatctattttgttaaaaaaaatatttttcgacatcttttggtagcattgaagggttgttccttttatgaaagttgcatcttttatcgttgaggaagtaaagaagggaaaaaaaaagaaaaaaaaagttagttgatttttttgtaaaaaacaattttttgacatcttttggtaacattgaaggtttTGTTCTTTTACGaaggttgcttcttttatcgtttgagaaaaaaaaaaagaagaaggtgAAATTacgaaaatacccctggttactattggtgaatagtgctaccgtgttttgtctattagatatatagataataaGTGAACAAAAGGGTGTGTGTTtactctttcaaaaaaaaaatattattaatagtatgttACTAGCAATTATAAATAATTTTTTAGTAGATTTCGCTTTTTATTCAAGGTCAAATGTACCGAAAGCTTAATGTAAGTTGCTAAAAGTACCGGTAAACGTAATCTTACTTTTCTCAGATGCCAAAAAAAGTAATGAGTTTTTTTCCACTTTTACCCCATAAAGATTagggagatgattctcacacactgttttttgatcctcacacacccttttaccctattattagggaggagttcaagtaaattggtgtgtaaggatcaaaaaacagtgtgtgagaatcatcccccgaaAGATTACAATGTGAAAAAACAATAAACTTATATGCAACTctaaagattatattctatccgtcTCATATTAAGTGTCCATTATTGACTTTTAAAGTCTTTTTTTGTCAACTTTGaccataaatatttttatttgtgttatataatatttgataaaaattatatggaatgaaaacacatttaaaactcaattcattcatataattttcatcaaatattatatagcacaAATAAAATACGGTCAAATTTGACAaataaagactttgaaaagtcaacagtggGCACTTAAGATGAGACGGGAGGAGTATTTAAGATTTTTTGAATACACATTATAACCTCACCCAACTATGTGGAAAATAATTTCTTGATAAACATATATATCTGTAGCATCTAATTAatctctataatgatgatgtcataaataaggattatttaagttaaaaaaaaatcaaaaataaagaaaaaattctAAACCCCAACGATGAtgtcattaaaacaattaattgtatttaacaaaaatattaacatgttaattgcatAAAATATGaatcattatgtacaaccttataataaaatatctcatgaccatatgtataatatttgaagcatcatgtacaatcttatgataaaacaccccatGATCATATGTACCAACttgaaaacaaattgtacaatgttTTACAAAACAACTCattaacacatgtacaaactttaaagcatattgtacaaccctcatatgataattataatatataaaaaattcaagagacatttgttattattaataattattattaaaaatattaatactcaaTTTTTTGTAACATCCCAAAACTTTTGTCCCAGACACGAAGTTATCTTGGGCGTACGATGGACTTAATAGGATATTATTCGTGTTGTGACGTGAAGTCACGAAGGTGTGTATGCATGTCGAGTTTATGGAAACATTCAagaatatatatacgtatacatatataggtgtatcgtgtatgtacgaCTAATGTATGAAGGGTTTGAGACGTGTTCGCGTGTTGGAGTTCAAGTACGCGAAAAATGGAAGAAAATACACCcagggtcgcggcgcgacagtgGGAGCCGCGACGCGGCATTTAACCAGTTTCAAGATCAGAAGGCACGCAAGACAACCCCCAGACCATGTAGATTGTCGCGGCGCGAGGAAGgagggtcgcggcgcgacagtgCTGTGTAACTGATTCcgaattttgtaattttaagaggtatcgagggcattttggtcattttgcgtGTGTGCCAggtttgggatcttaaatcccatccactcatctcattttttttatttctttttccttttcttctccatttttctctcaaaacttcaaaatcccatttgattcaaagtgagatttggaaaggaagaagcgggattcgatcgaaagcgtaagaggcaactttgttctcctcgttcttagctacaaggtgatactagcagtaagctctaactccgaaattcatttttgtgttcattattcaaatttagggcttttgattgtatgttcataaatggaaccccactagttgttaatggaagataataactaggattcgggtttaaaAGTGTTGAAGGCGGGTTTTGGTTTGATAAACTAATTAACCGAGTTTAATGCTTACAAATGAGTGTAATCACTAGTGTTTAGTGATTATTGAAGCAATGGAAGCCATTTGTGTACATTTGGTTGACTAAtcttgaatagagtcaaaattagggtttgttggtaATTTCGGTTCGATTGTTGATTGagtaagtttataaacttaaaatgagttaagttaaagtataaacttgAGTTAATGGCGTTTTAAAGTCAAAACTAGCAAATGGTGAGATGTTGACTTTTTAAGGGTCAAATGGGTTTTGGGCGAATATGTGAGCTAGGTTGTGTTTTATGGCTAAATATGGTGCCTTTGGGTATCCCGgggacgcgggaactagtctcgttagtttcggACCTTCGTGTAGCGttaaagtgcaaaagggtgtgattttcacttgttgttcatttgggcgggtcgagagtccaaatgagtttgtattgatgtttatgtgataaatggaataggtacgttccattggcgagttgtgggattggattgcacttcatcgaggcgtttaaggtgagtgtaaatttactatgcacatgtgtatgtgtaaaatgggtgcgtgtgtgtagactgacccttgcttgggtttactctatgttggtgtgggtgaatagactcctcttgtgcttcgggtccatgtgatacgcttatgcgttttgggtttacccttggtgtggtgagttggctagcgttttggataaccctttttggcgatggattgctagcatttgttgttgaggaaatgaatctcgattagtgcggattcatgatgactcgggtagttcggtcatcttggtgatgaggtggtgaatttcgggttgtgtgaattcactaaggctcgggtagttcggccaacctcggttgttgaagtggtgaaggaagtgaatctcgggtagtgcgaattcactaaggtccgggtagttcggccaaccttcatgtggtttgggttaaggggttaaccttactgttgttgttgattatatttattgtatatgcgtatatacttattgttgtgttgtagctaatcttgtggcgttagcttggtgattacgtagcgtgtagctactttgtgtatgtgctcttttgtagtttgtttaccatgcggagatGGTATGTGGTTATTTTgttgcttggtgatgcgtagccattctatgcatatgtatgtgtaacaacccgacttttccgttaaattattttaacgcccgtcttttttttaggataatatctttcgttaactagattcgtaccttccgttaactaacattcttaatattttcgttattggatttataacatctcccgtttactctcgcgtatttaaaataatccgttcggttaattcccgcacccgctttaaacttgagggactaaagttgccaaggggtcaaactagtgactaggtcaactagtcaaaccccatcctcttccattcattcatcctccacctcccaactctttttctctctagttacCAAAACCCCATTTTCACCCAACTCATTAaatcatcatctaattcggatATAGGGAGCTAGCATCAAAtctaattgtacttttggaatcctctcttcatcctctacgttttgatactaacttcatctcttttgggtaactttctaaaaactctagattccatgttcttgatgtttttgacttataaaagtgttagttagtgtctatggctcgagtctaacatgaatatgtgatttattcgcTCGATTCTgtttattttgcataaactagcatgaacttgaaatgggttcgtttaatccttgattttggttgattaaatgttagagttcatgtattaaatgtgttactagcatcattagcttcgttttggtatgtaggttgatttagaaagacctcactaacatgattattgatttcgtgatttttggttagggtttgatagacttaaaaatgaacttttggtgcattgaATGCTACGAGACATCAtttgtaagtatttagttgtattgtatgtttaattaccttcgtaacggcgtatcgtatgtataaattggatgcccgaatcatcaattgcatttttgaacttgaaaccttgaatgATGAACATTCAATGATCTTTCGACGAGGATTTAATTGTCGTAAATGTtagatttgattgatgatatgtgcttagttgtattcctcgttaaaatacctttccaacgatgtatggtatgcgttttgagTGTTTGCGGTTCATTAGTTGCGTTtaaatgaagtttggttcgagacttgaacacttgaaACAGCTCAGGGATCAGGTCACATGCATTGCCGCGGGGCGGCT
This genomic stretch from Rutidosis leptorrhynchoides isolate AG116_Rl617_1_P2 chromosome 11, CSIRO_AGI_Rlap_v1, whole genome shotgun sequence harbors:
- the LOC139876826 gene encoding disease resistance protein RPV1-like isoform X1, which codes for MLEKRKLGKSHGSLELETDGLSKMDNLMLLQLNFVHLRGSYKDFPDKLRWLCLHGFPLKSIPSDLPMKNLVALDMSYSKIESFGMFYSDLQQLGSRQNMITSSSKNDKLLGSLKILDLSYCYQLCTLGGFYELPSLERLIVIQCISLQEISDSIEWCDELVFIDMSYCQNVEKLLRPLRKLHNVKRLLLDGCISGESQIKEMDIDSLGRFNVKNMDINSQTSSIGSSSLSTHDYRYDVYLCSGSDTRFSFTDQLHKALINENLDTFLGNSEIHTGEAESAIKASRISVIVLSRDYPSQTWQLEELVLILEQHRRFGQFVIPIFYHVERNDVSKQLNSFGDAMANHEQMMEAETDEDERRIWAQRIELWKKELAIVAGLKGKEANDRLETVIVHEVISDIKRQLGVDSRIPSPDFIGQGYNVRFISSWLIDKSTHTTEILTIEGMDGIGKTSLARHIYDMHSRLFQRSIFIEDINRKWQELQKKFCSDISKITSIQEDDISLYSSTIEKAFASKKFFLVLDDVHSPDQLDALLGHEGFHPGSKIIITTTNLSLTERCALFKQNHTKWLLNGLNETSSLQLLRFHAFNILPEEGYKLIKPGHKLVSEKLAKLCKGHPLALKVVGRCLRDRDVTKWEEYIEKLEEEETDFVIQKALRISFDSLPSQNDKELFKHIACFFVGMDKDYTETIMKACGIRIVLGIKNLIDRHLLTSGQNQFMMHQLVQEMGRDVVRQESPNKPWERSRLWSDEESFMVLKQEKGKENTLGLNLDIRKLEKKKLNYGSLELETDEFSKMENLMLLQLNYVRPLNGSYENFTEELRWLCMHGFPLESIPLDLPMKNLVALDMSYSNITSFDMHYSNLQRPTNRKRQSFVSFSKEKTLLGSLKILNLSFSYRLCSLGDFSRIPKLERLILTSCTSLVEISDTIDKCNELVLVDLTYCYKLKKLPGSIGMSKKIETLLLDGCNFDES
- the LOC139876826 gene encoding disease resistance protein RPV1-like isoform X2, whose translation is MLEKRKLGKSHGSLELETDGLSKMDNLMLLQLNFVHLRGSYKDFPDKLRWLCLHGFPLKSIPSDLPMKNLVALDMSYSKIESFGMFYSDLQQLGSRQNMITSSSKNDKLLGSLKILDLSYCYQLCTLGGFYELPSLERLIVIQCISLQEISDSIEWCDELVFIDMSYCQNVEKLLRPLRKLHNVKRLLLDGCISGESQIKEMDIDSLGRFNVKNMDINSQTSSIGSSSLSTHDYRYDVYLCSGSDTRFSFTDQLHKALINENLDTFLGNSEIHTGEAESAIKASRISVIVLSRDYPSQTWQLEELVLILEQHRRFGQFVIPIFYHVERNDVSKQLNSFGDAMANHEQMMEAETDEDERRIWAQRIELWKKELAIVAGLKGKEANDRLETVIVHEVISDIKRQLGVDSRIPSPDFIGQGYNVRFISSWLIDKSTHTTEILTIEGMDGIGKTSLARHIYDMHSRLFQRSIFIEDINRKWQELQKKFCSDISKITSIQEDDISLYSSTIEKAFASKKFFLVLDDVHSPDQLDALLGHEGFHPGSKIIITTTNLSLTERCALFKQNHTKWLLNGLNETSSLQLLRFHAFNILPEEGYKLIKPGHKLVSEKLAKLCKGHPLALKVVGRCLRDRDVTKWEEYIEKLEEEETDFVIQKALRISFDSLPSQNDKELFKHIACFFVGMDKDYTETIMKACGIRIVLGIKNLIDRHLLTSGQNQFMMHQLVQEMGRDVVRQESPNKPWERSRLWSDEESFMVLKQEKGKENTLGLNLDIRKLEKKKLNYGSLELETDEFSKMENLMLLQLNYVRPLNGSYENFTEELRWLCMHGFPLESIPLDLPMKNLVALDMSYSNITSFDMHYSNLQRPTNRKRSFVSFSKEKTLLGSLKILNLSFSYRLCSLGDFSRIPKLERLILTSCTSLVEISDTIDKCNELVLVDLTYCYKLKKLPGSIGMSKKIETLLLDGCNFDES